A window of the Bombina bombina isolate aBomBom1 chromosome 3, aBomBom1.pri, whole genome shotgun sequence genome harbors these coding sequences:
- the LOC128653028 gene encoding checkpoint protein HUS1-like translates to MRFRCKIVDISCLNHFTRVVNTINKLAKSCILRLTIDNLYFILTDKVANGGVSMWCELCQGNFFDEYQMEGVCAEQNEIYLELIPENLSRALKSAQNAKTVKIKLTNKQCPCLTVAVELPSLSITSRIVTHDIPVSVIPRRLWNEYREPSVPDFDVSIYLPALKTMKSVVERMKNLSNYIVIEANRNGEINLKIETDLVSVSTHFKDLGNPPWLSDDASQCTTQEMELNKMAEARVDIRKLLQFLAGQQVNPTKAVCNIIHKRMVHFILLHEDVSLQYFIPAIS, encoded by the coding sequence ATGAGGTTTCGCTGTAAAATTGTGGATATCAGCTGTCTGAATCACTTCACTAGGGTTGTGAACACAATAAATAAACTGGCCAAGTCCTGTATCCTGCGGCTTACTATAGACAACCTTTACTTTATTCTCACTGATAAAGTTGCCAACGGAGGAGTCAGCATGTGGTGTGAGCTATGCCAGGGTAACTTCTTTGATGAATATCAGATGGAAGGGGTATGTGCAGAACAAAATGAGATTTACTTAGAACTGATTCCTGAAAACCTTTCTCGGGCATTAAAATCTGCCCAGAATGCCAAAACAGTGAAAATAAAGCTCACAAACAAGCAATGCCCTTGTCTTACTGTGGCAGTAGAGTTGCCCTCCTTATCAATCACCAGCCGTATTGTTACACACGACATTCCCGTCAGTGTTATCCCGCGGAGGCTGTGGAATGAATATAGAGAACCAAGTGTACCAGACTTTGACGTCAGCATTTACTTACCAGCACTGAAAACCATGAAAAGTGTTGTGGAGAGAATGAAGAACTTAAGTAATTACATAGTGATTGAAGCCAATCGAAATGGAGAAATTAACTTAAAAATAGAAACTGATTTGGTGTCCGTTTCAACTCATTTTAAAGATCTGGGAAACCCACCCTGGCTTTCTGACGATGCTTCTCAGTGTACCACTCAAGAAATGGAACTGAACAAGATGGCTGAAGCCAGGGTGGATATTCGTAAACTTTTGCAGTTTCTTGCTGGTCAGCAAGTGAACCCCACAAAAGCTGTTTGTAATATCATTCATAAACGTATGGTGCACTTTATTTTGCTACATGAAGATGTGTCCCTGCAGTATTTCATACCTGCTATTTCTTGA